In one uncultured Methanobrevibacter sp. genomic region, the following are encoded:
- a CDS encoding tRNA(His) guanylyltransferase Thg1 family protein — protein MKEHEVYRDLKVPINSKIILRLDGRSFHSLSRNLNLKKPYDENFAKLMVDVSKDLFNEFAPLFIYTFSDEISILLDSIPFNGRIEKINSVIASFAASSFTYNLNKHITKPIAFDSRIIPIVDTDIPKYFKWRQDESWRNCINAYGIHTLKSKYNDKVANEKINGLKSRDIHELLFNEGINLNNINNWKKRGIAIYKKHKKIVGYNKKKNKNQVSYRNCLFVDLEIPIFNENFFKDINII, from the coding sequence ATGAAAGAACATGAAGTTTATAGGGATTTAAAAGTTCCAATAAACTCAAAAATTATTTTAAGATTAGATGGGAGGAGCTTCCATTCATTGTCCAGAAATTTAAATCTTAAAAAACCCTATGATGAAAATTTTGCAAAATTAATGGTTGATGTTTCTAAGGATTTATTTAATGAGTTTGCTCCTCTTTTTATTTACACTTTTTCTGATGAAATAAGTATTCTTTTAGATAGTATTCCCTTTAATGGTAGAATTGAAAAAATAAATTCAGTAATAGCTAGTTTTGCAGCTAGTTCATTTACCTATAACTTAAATAAACATATTACTAAACCCATTGCTTTTGATAGTAGAATTATTCCTATAGTAGATACAGATATTCCAAAATATTTTAAATGGAGACAAGATGAATCCTGGAGAAATTGTATAAATGCATATGGTATACACACTCTAAAATCAAAATATAATGATAAAGTAGCTAATGAAAAAATAAATGGATTGAAATCAAGGGATATTCATGAACTTTTATTTAATGAAGGAATTAATTTAAATAATATTAATAATTGGAAAAAAAGAGGAATAGCTATTTATAAAAAACATAAAAAGATTGTAGGTTATAATAAAAAGAAAAATAAAAACCAGGTGTCTTATCGTAACTGTTTATTTGTTGATTTGGAAATCCCAATTTTCAACGAAAACTTTTTTAAGGATATAAATATAATTTAA
- a CDS encoding Mov34/MPN/PAD-1 family protein produces MSFLSKLFNTDNDEFNEVKVDKEVLESVIYYAKKAYPNEFLAFFDGKIKDKVLYITSLIFVPGETCDVGAVVHTEMLPPNLKYWGSVHSHPGPSAHPSGADLKTFSKNGLFHMIVCLPYSLETFMAYDKYGEPMNYTVGDYSDEIDGDISEFFDEDDILKDGEELKPGFFDDEDDFDLEDEDIGQEYREYENRTQNSNPTIISNIELPQLSDGDNIQIELDENGNIKRIYKIPKDE; encoded by the coding sequence ATGAGTTTTCTTTCAAAATTATTTAATACAGATAATGATGAATTTAATGAAGTTAAGGTTGATAAAGAAGTCCTTGAGTCTGTAATTTATTATGCTAAGAAAGCTTATCCTAATGAGTTTTTAGCTTTTTTTGATGGTAAAATCAAAGATAAAGTACTTTATATTACTAGTTTAATTTTTGTACCTGGAGAAACTTGTGATGTTGGAGCAGTAGTGCATACAGAAATGTTACCACCTAATTTAAAGTATTGGGGTTCAGTTCACTCACACCCAGGACCTAGCGCACATCCATCAGGAGCTGATTTGAAAACATTCTCAAAAAATGGCTTATTTCACATGATTGTTTGTCTACCATATAGTTTAGAAACATTTATGGCTTATGATAAATATGGGGAACCTATGAATTATACTGTAGGGGATTATAGTGATGAAATTGATGGAGACATTAGTGAATTTTTTGATGAAGATGATATCTTAAAAGATGGTGAAGAATTAAAACCAGGATTTTTTGATGACGAAGATGATTTTGATTTGGAAGATGAAGATATAGGCCAAGAATATAGGGAATATGAAAACAGAACTCAAAACAGTAATCCTACAATAATATCTAATATTGAATTACCTCAGCTTTCTGATGGTGATAATATACAAATAGAACTAGACGAAAACGGAAATATTAAACGTATTTATAAAATTCCAAAAGACGAATAA
- a CDS encoding aldo/keto reductase, which produces MVNDVIFGFGCMRLPQTDENDPTSVDQETFNKMVDYYMENGFNYFDTSYAYHNGYSEIAIKKAVVDRYPRESYQIADKMPTWLLTKEEDNEKFVNEMLERLGIDYFDKFFIHNINAAWLPKAENANSFEYIKNMKKEGIAREIGFSFHDDSKLLKQFLEEYGDIFDFAQLELNYLDWEDPIIEARKCYELCGQYGLDVYVMEPLKGGVIINTTDEIKDDFKKFNPNESIASFALRFCASLDNVKVVLSGMSNMENTIENCDTFKNFKKLNDDEFEFLAIEAEKLRLSVAIPCSGCNYCVEHCPEEIPIPDFFNIYNTKKQQEDSDIYTAYYHKLANEKVPASNCTYCQTCIDYCTQKINIPDELKNVDEIFKEGFNPYSR; this is translated from the coding sequence ATGGTTAATGATGTAATATTTGGTTTTGGATGTATGAGACTTCCACAAACAGATGAAAATGATCCAACAAGTGTAGATCAAGAAACATTTAATAAAATGGTTGATTATTATATGGAAAATGGATTTAATTATTTTGATACTTCTTATGCATATCATAATGGATACTCAGAGATAGCTATTAAAAAAGCAGTAGTTGATAGGTATCCTCGTGAATCTTATCAAATAGCAGATAAAATGCCAACATGGTTACTTACAAAAGAAGAGGATAATGAAAAGTTTGTTAATGAAATGCTTGAGCGATTGGGAATTGATTATTTTGATAAATTTTTCATACATAATATTAATGCAGCATGGCTTCCAAAAGCAGAGAATGCAAATTCATTTGAATATATTAAAAACATGAAAAAAGAGGGTATTGCAAGAGAAATAGGTTTTAGTTTTCATGATGATTCAAAATTACTCAAACAATTTTTAGAAGAATATGGTGATATTTTTGATTTTGCACAATTGGAACTTAATTATTTAGATTGGGAAGATCCAATTATTGAGGCTCGTAAATGCTATGAATTATGTGGACAATATGGATTGGATGTTTATGTAATGGAACCTCTTAAAGGAGGGGTTATAATAAACACTACTGATGAAATTAAAGATGATTTTAAAAAATTCAATCCTAATGAAAGTATAGCTAGTTTTGCTTTAAGATTTTGTGCATCTTTAGATAATGTAAAAGTAGTTTTAAGTGGTATGAGTAACATGGAAAATACTATTGAAAACTGTGATACTTTTAAAAACTTTAAAAAATTAAATGATGATGAATTTGAGTTTTTAGCTATTGAAGCTGAAAAATTAAGGTTAAGTGTAGCTATTCCGTGTAGTGGATGTAATTATTGTGTTGAACATTGTCCTGAAGAAATTCCGATTCCTGATTTCTTTAATATTTACAATACTAAAAAACAACAGGAAGATTCAGATATCTATACTGCATATTATCATAAACTAGCTAATGAAAAAGTTCCAGCTAGCAATTGTACTTATTGTCAAACGTGTATAGATTATTGTACTCAAAAAATAAATATTCCTGATGAACTAAAGAATGTGGATGAAATTTTTAAAGAAGGTTTTAATCCTTATAGTAGATAA